The proteins below come from a single Chryseobacterium sp. MA9 genomic window:
- a CDS encoding epoxide hydrolase family protein, translating into MKTTISTILLAATFILSTPAVLKAQDNDTHMASSISDTSIRPFHINIPQSQLDELKRRISETRFPDKETVKDASQGIQLAQLKELITYWGTDYDWRKVENKLNALPQFVTKIDGLDIQFIHVRSKESNAMPVILTHGWPGSPLEFIDAIGPLTDPVKYGGKASDAFDVIIPAIPGYGFSEIPTELGWNPDRVARAWDVLMKRLGYKKYVSEGGDHGSVVSDALAKQTPSGLLGIHLTMPATIPAELVKPINAGDPAPAGLSASEAQAYHAMSTFFGRNAAYGGMMVTRPQTTGYLLSDSPGALAAFLYEKIAEWSESDLHPENVISRDAILDDITLYWLTNTGASSSRFYWENNKNNFSAEAQKTKDIKIPVAISVFPHEIYQAPESWSRRAYPTLYYYHKAPKGGHFAAWEQPQVFTEELRAAFKDLRKKL; encoded by the coding sequence ATGAAAACAACAATTTCAACCATCCTGTTAGCAGCAACTTTTATTCTAAGTACTCCCGCAGTCTTAAAAGCGCAAGACAATGATACCCATATGGCATCGTCAATATCTGATACCAGTATCCGCCCTTTTCACATCAATATTCCGCAATCTCAGCTGGATGAACTCAAAAGAAGAATCTCCGAAACCCGTTTTCCTGATAAAGAAACGGTAAAAGATGCTTCTCAGGGAATTCAGCTCGCTCAGTTAAAAGAACTGATCACCTATTGGGGCACTGATTATGACTGGCGAAAAGTAGAAAATAAGCTGAACGCTCTCCCACAGTTTGTAACCAAAATTGACGGGCTTGATATTCAGTTCATCCATGTCCGTTCAAAAGAGTCTAATGCAATGCCCGTGATTCTTACTCATGGCTGGCCAGGTTCTCCGCTAGAGTTTATTGATGCCATAGGTCCTCTGACAGATCCGGTAAAATATGGTGGAAAAGCAAGTGATGCTTTTGATGTAATCATCCCAGCGATTCCTGGATATGGTTTTTCAGAAATCCCTACTGAACTGGGCTGGAATCCAGACCGTGTTGCCCGCGCCTGGGATGTACTGATGAAAAGACTTGGCTACAAAAAATATGTTTCTGAAGGTGGTGACCACGGTTCTGTAGTATCTGATGCCTTGGCAAAGCAAACTCCTTCGGGTCTTTTGGGGATTCATCTTACCATGCCGGCCACAATTCCTGCTGAACTTGTAAAACCCATCAATGCAGGTGATCCTGCTCCCGCCGGGCTTTCAGCTTCAGAAGCACAGGCTTATCATGCAATGAGTACTTTCTTTGGGAGAAATGCAGCGTATGGAGGAATGATGGTAACACGCCCACAGACAACGGGATATTTACTTTCCGATTCTCCAGGTGCCTTAGCAGCATTCCTTTATGAGAAAATTGCTGAATGGAGCGAAAGTGACCTCCATCCTGAAAATGTGATCAGCCGTGATGCAATCCTTGATGATATTACGCTTTACTGGCTTACCAATACAGGAGCATCTTCTTCACGTTTCTATTGGGAAAACAATAAAAATAACTTCAGTGCTGAAGCACAGAAAACGAAAGATATTAAAATTCCCGTAGCCATTTCGGTATTTCCTCACGAGATTTATCAGGCTCCTGAAAGCTGGTCAAGACGGGCCTACCCTACATTATATTATTATCACAAAGCTCCAAAAGGAGGACATTTTGCAGCGTGGGAACAACCACAGGTTTTCACAGAAGAGCTTAGGGCAGCTTTCAAAGACTTGAGAAAAAAACTTTGA
- a CDS encoding organic hydroperoxide resistance protein produces the protein MELNTIQEVENTTVVNINKVLYSGNVVVTGGRNGEAKSNDGKLDIELTSPGAKGNGTNPEQLLAAGWSACFIGAMHLGAVKMGVNLPSDLSVNTSIDLAANDDGFFLQAHLQIVLPGLPIDDARKVVETAHATCPYSKATRGNINVKIDVVV, from the coding sequence ATGGAATTAAATACCATTCAGGAAGTAGAAAATACTACAGTAGTTAACATCAATAAAGTGCTGTATTCCGGTAACGTTGTAGTAACCGGAGGACGCAATGGAGAAGCTAAAAGCAATGACGGAAAACTGGATATTGAACTGACCTCTCCCGGGGCAAAAGGAAACGGAACAAATCCGGAACAGTTATTAGCGGCAGGATGGTCGGCATGTTTTATCGGAGCCATGCATTTGGGAGCTGTCAAAATGGGAGTTAATCTTCCTTCGGACCTGTCTGTCAATACCTCAATCGATCTGGCGGCCAATGATGACGGTTTTTTTCTGCAGGCTCACTTACAGATCGTTTTACCGGGGCTACCTATAGATGATGCCAGAAAAGTTGTAGAAACAGCACATGCAACATGTCCCTACTCAAAAGCAACCCGTGGAAATATCAATGTGAAGATAGATGTTGTGGTGTAA
- a CDS encoding helix-turn-helix domain-containing protein codes for MDKQVQIINIGPNYKQIYHDFIAAKCPDKREFVKGYLSKDSLSVSDVLKINAIIFLDGISESQKFKSYDKQAIIEILDYQKKHRLNNSQLASHFKLSRNTVTKWKRTFLI; via the coding sequence ATGGATAAGCAAGTACAGATCATAAATATCGGCCCCAACTATAAACAGATTTATCATGATTTTATAGCAGCCAAATGTCCTGATAAAAGAGAATTTGTCAAAGGCTATTTATCCAAGGATAGTCTTTCTGTATCTGATGTGCTGAAGATTAATGCTATCATTTTTCTTGATGGAATATCCGAAAGTCAAAAATTCAAATCCTATGATAAACAGGCTATTATTGAAATCCTCGATTATCAGAAAAAGCATAGATTAAATAATAGCCAGCTGGCCAGTCATTTTAAACTGAGCAGAAATACGGTGACGAAATGGAAACGTACATTTTTAATATAA
- a CDS encoding transposase: MENLKDIHIGGLLYKRVKEEEVEMTRICKFLQKTEKEITEMYTQKSVGADVLLKWCKLLEYDFFRLYSNHLILYAPASSPNKKEKRSQLPQFRKSLYTKEIIDFMLELLENKQMTVLEIMNQYRIPKSTLNKWISKYRS; encoded by the coding sequence ATGGAAAATTTAAAAGATATTCATATCGGAGGCCTGTTGTATAAAAGAGTAAAGGAAGAAGAAGTAGAGATGACCAGAATCTGTAAATTTCTACAGAAAACAGAAAAGGAAATTACAGAAATGTATACTCAGAAGTCTGTAGGTGCAGATGTCCTTTTAAAATGGTGTAAACTGCTTGAATATGACTTTTTCCGGCTGTACTCCAACCATTTGATTTTATACGCGCCGGCTTCCAGTCCCAATAAAAAAGAAAAACGGTCCCAACTGCCTCAATTCAGGAAAAGTCTATACACCAAAGAGATTATAGACTTTATGCTGGAACTCCTGGAGAATAAGCAGATGACTGTTTTAGAGATCATGAATCAATACAGAATTCCAAAATCAACGCTCAATAAATGGATAAGCAAGTACAGATCATAA
- a CDS encoding two-component regulator propeller domain-containing protein has translation MMSCKIHIFFLLFCAQLCYSQQIASVWYDTDNGLPQNSVKDITKDKYGFIWLSTENGLVRYDGYNFVTFNHLNLKNNRFTLFFGNAEKDSIYNLTAYSENTILLSKRNVSVLQKQTSCIRKVLSESRSHSIFLKNRILEEVEHLKYFIYFDRNNYYHLANDGTIQYKHQNMAPIKGLDDKYILNTFCFGQNIFITSKKLKKIIKISSGKVTYLDGPDVFFQTNAKIYWSQINNQSFIIHDHILYKVLYDHNAISIKKIAAYDLNKNSLSSIYHDETNNKLYLGTLSDGLNVIKFNNFHVVNKSDKSYDNIFYSPLLFGKDKVITSSGDVYNENGLLKQYHFNTTSRYFLLYDNKKNIIVQKDKSLLRYFSDTDYSKKVQQDFGKTVSYVWNIKDYYVVVFHQPSLRSQLVFYKDASFKKSFLQFSIFNIVTSVQEYGRNKWLVGTRDALYSIEAPSFTPKKISSKPLNVREIVKTDDGNFWIMTQGNGFFLYKNKELIKMPDDKDGYLLFSHTILEDKKGFFWISTNNGLFQVLKNNLLNYSRDKKSSVYYYRYSKEDGFNTNEFNGGCSPSSAVLQNGSFVLPSIKGLVFFDPKKIRSYYPKNFFMERVVFYDSKSSIKENTINLENNFYKALILVDVPYYANRVNLVIEAKLKGSKNEKWEKVSSDGKYYITNLEPGKYQLIVRVLASPKGKYIYKTLNIDVKYLFYQTLFFKFFIILILSLILLKLVKLRIRRQELKKRELEKIIEIRTQKLLKTVSKLEYTKEQLRKESVQQKKLLETISHDIITPIKYLSIAAKKLYETDEHDHYIQKKHFESFYKSSIEFYNFVKTLKEYAEIYNISEKKETYNIYEVIETKKTLFEGAAREQNTEIVNHVKNPTYSQINQNVVAVIIHNLIDNAIKNTTNGTIELSTIEDDSIFFLEVRDTGKGMSQEQMKYYEKLQNNIENEKLILQKYSLGLHLILQLLMMINGKIDFKNNNPYGTIVSIKIKKQKYG, from the coding sequence ATGATGTCCTGTAAAATCCATATATTTTTTCTATTATTCTGTGCACAACTCTGTTATAGCCAGCAGATAGCTTCTGTATGGTATGATACAGACAACGGGCTTCCGCAGAATAGTGTGAAAGATATTACCAAAGACAAATATGGATTTATCTGGCTGAGTACAGAAAACGGACTGGTGCGTTATGACGGATATAATTTTGTAACCTTTAATCATCTTAATCTTAAGAATAACAGGTTCACCTTATTTTTTGGAAATGCTGAAAAAGACTCTATATATAATTTAACAGCTTACAGTGAAAACACCATTTTACTCTCTAAAAGAAATGTAAGTGTTTTACAGAAACAGACCAGCTGCATCCGAAAAGTATTGAGTGAAAGCAGGTCACATTCTATCTTTTTAAAAAACAGAATATTAGAAGAGGTAGAGCATTTAAAATATTTTATCTATTTTGATAGGAACAACTACTATCACCTTGCTAACGATGGTACTATTCAGTATAAGCACCAGAACATGGCTCCCATCAAAGGACTGGATGATAAATATATATTGAATACATTCTGTTTTGGACAAAACATTTTTATCACATCTAAGAAGTTAAAAAAGATCATTAAAATATCCTCCGGAAAAGTAACTTATCTGGATGGCCCTGATGTATTTTTTCAAACGAATGCGAAAATATACTGGAGCCAGATCAACAATCAGTCTTTCATCATTCATGATCACATCTTGTATAAAGTACTATATGATCACAATGCTATCAGCATAAAAAAAATTGCAGCATATGATCTGAATAAAAACTCTTTATCCTCCATTTACCATGATGAAACCAATAATAAACTCTATCTGGGAACCCTATCTGATGGCCTGAATGTCATTAAATTCAATAACTTTCATGTAGTCAACAAATCAGACAAGTCTTATGATAATATTTTTTATTCCCCGCTGCTTTTCGGAAAAGATAAAGTAATCACCTCATCAGGAGATGTTTATAATGAAAACGGATTGCTAAAACAATATCATTTCAATACTACCAGCAGGTATTTTTTATTGTATGATAACAAAAAAAACATCATCGTACAAAAGGACAAATCTCTGCTGCGATATTTCAGTGACACCGATTATTCAAAAAAAGTACAACAGGATTTCGGGAAAACGGTATCTTATGTATGGAATATCAAAGATTATTATGTAGTAGTGTTTCATCAGCCTTCGCTAAGATCTCAACTTGTTTTTTATAAGGATGCCAGTTTCAAAAAGTCCTTTCTGCAATTCTCCATCTTCAATATTGTAACCTCCGTGCAGGAATATGGCCGGAATAAGTGGCTGGTAGGAACCAGAGATGCCTTATATTCTATAGAAGCGCCCTCTTTTACACCTAAAAAAATATCTTCAAAACCATTGAATGTAAGAGAAATTGTAAAAACTGATGATGGTAATTTTTGGATTATGACTCAGGGAAACGGTTTTTTCCTTTACAAAAACAAAGAATTAATAAAAATGCCTGACGACAAGGACGGTTACCTTTTATTTTCGCATACCATTCTGGAAGATAAAAAAGGTTTTTTCTGGATCAGCACTAATAACGGTCTATTTCAGGTGCTGAAAAACAATCTTCTTAATTATTCCAGAGATAAGAAATCCTCTGTTTACTATTACAGATACAGTAAAGAAGATGGATTCAATACGAATGAGTTCAACGGAGGATGTTCTCCCAGTTCTGCAGTTCTGCAGAACGGAAGCTTTGTGCTGCCTTCAATAAAAGGACTGGTATTTTTTGATCCTAAAAAGATCAGAAGTTATTATCCGAAGAATTTCTTTATGGAACGTGTCGTATTTTATGACTCGAAAAGCAGTATAAAAGAGAACACCATCAATCTGGAAAACAACTTTTATAAAGCTTTGATTCTGGTAGACGTACCCTATTATGCCAACCGGGTAAACCTTGTGATTGAAGCCAAACTGAAAGGTTCCAAAAATGAGAAATGGGAGAAAGTAAGCAGTGATGGGAAATACTACATCACCAATCTGGAACCCGGAAAATATCAGCTTATCGTAAGGGTATTAGCTTCCCCAAAAGGAAAATACATTTACAAAACACTGAATATTGATGTAAAATATCTATTTTATCAAACACTGTTTTTTAAGTTTTTCATCATTTTAATTCTATCACTTATCTTATTAAAGCTAGTCAAACTAAGGATAAGAAGACAGGAACTGAAAAAAAGAGAACTGGAAAAAATCATTGAAATAAGAACGCAGAAATTATTAAAAACTGTTTCAAAACTGGAATATACGAAGGAGCAGCTCCGCAAAGAAAGTGTTCAGCAAAAAAAATTGCTGGAAACGATAAGCCATGACATTATCACTCCTATAAAATATCTGTCTATTGCGGCAAAGAAATTGTATGAAACAGATGAACACGATCATTATATACAAAAAAAGCACTTTGAAAGCTTTTATAAATCTTCTATAGAGTTCTACAACTTTGTAAAAACCCTGAAGGAATACGCCGAGATTTATAATATTTCCGAGAAAAAGGAAACTTATAATATTTACGAAGTTATTGAAACCAAAAAAACTCTTTTTGAAGGGGCTGCCAGAGAACAAAACACAGAAATCGTTAATCATGTTAAAAATCCTACTTACTCCCAAATCAACCAGAATGTAGTAGCGGTTATTATTCATAATTTAATAGATAATGCAATAAAAAATACAACAAATGGTACCATAGAGCTGTCTACTATTGAAGATGACAGCATCTTTTTTCTGGAAGTAAGAGACACAGGAAAAGGAATGAGCCAGGAACAGATGAAATATTATGAAAAGCTTCAGAATAATATTGAAAATGAAAAACTCATTTTACAAAAATACAGTCTGGGACTGCATCTTATTCTTCAATTACTCATGATGATCAATGGTAAAATAGACTTTAAAAACAATAACCCATATGGAACAATAGTATCGATTAAAATAAAAAAACAAAAATATGGATAG
- a CDS encoding response regulator transcription factor gives MDRKIIIADDHFVVRLGTTLILESHYKDVKISYAESYTDLTAQLLVERFDLLILDINMPESKYLSMIGEVKKIQPDLKILVFSVYDNDIAVQYIIEGADGYINKLCDENNILEAVENIFETGTYYSPDIVKKLVSSAKKDTPINPIEALSEREKEIFDLLIKGYGNIEISNELNLHLSTVSTYKARVYKKLNIKNTVDLVRLGDKNQAHKYK, from the coding sequence ATGGATAGAAAAATTATTATTGCTGATGATCATTTTGTGGTGAGATTGGGAACTACCCTCATTTTGGAATCCCACTACAAAGACGTGAAGATTTCTTACGCAGAATCTTATACAGATCTGACAGCTCAACTGCTCGTTGAGAGATTCGATTTATTGATCCTGGATATCAATATGCCGGAGAGTAAGTATCTAAGCATGATTGGTGAAGTAAAAAAAATACAGCCTGACCTTAAGATTTTAGTGTTTTCAGTATATGACAATGATATTGCAGTACAGTATATCATTGAAGGGGCGGACGGATACATTAATAAATTATGTGATGAAAATAATATCCTGGAAGCAGTGGAAAACATCTTTGAAACAGGAACCTATTATTCCCCGGATATTGTAAAAAAACTGGTTTCTTCAGCTAAAAAAGATACTCCTATCAACCCGATAGAAGCTTTATCCGAAAGAGAAAAAGAAATATTTGATTTATTGATAAAAGGATACGGTAATATTGAGATCTCGAATGAACTGAACCTGCATCTTTCTACAGTAAGCACTTACAAAGCAAGAGTCTACAAAAAACTGAACATCAAAAACACAGTAGATCTTGTACGATTAGGAGATAAAAACCAGGCACACAAATACAAATAA
- a CDS encoding ankyrin repeat domain-containing protein, which produces MKYLISIVILFFAISRMNAQDIFSHAKTGNVEAMSQFKNDIDSKNTEGYTPLILAVYHNHYKAARWLLENGAKPDLQDQSGNTALMGAAFKGYQEMVSLLISFKADMNARNYNDATALIYAAVFGRTEILKVLLEKGADKNIKDNRGNTALQHALMQNNEEAVKLLQGESVSK; this is translated from the coding sequence ATGAAATATCTGATTTCAATTGTCATTCTGTTTTTTGCGATTAGCAGAATGAATGCGCAGGACATCTTTTCGCATGCAAAGACAGGCAATGTAGAAGCCATGTCTCAGTTTAAAAACGATATTGATTCTAAAAACACAGAAGGCTATACTCCTTTAATCTTAGCCGTATATCATAACCATTACAAAGCGGCTCGGTGGCTGCTTGAAAACGGAGCTAAACCCGATCTGCAGGATCAAAGTGGTAATACAGCATTAATGGGTGCCGCTTTTAAAGGATACCAGGAAATGGTTTCATTACTCATTTCCTTTAAAGCAGATATGAATGCCAGAAATTATAATGATGCAACAGCTCTTATTTATGCAGCTGTTTTTGGCAGAACAGAAATCCTGAAAGTACTCTTAGAAAAAGGAGCAGATAAGAATATAAAGGATAACAGAGGAAACACAGCTCTACAGCATGCTCTGATGCAGAATAATGAAGAAGCAGTGAAATTGCTTCAAGGTGAATCAGTAAGTAAATAA
- a CDS encoding catalase produces MKKNVFLAGIFITSTLYSQQLTTNTGSPVGDNQNSKTVGNNGPVLLEDIHLIEKLAAFDRERIPERVVHARGAGAIGEFVTDADFSDVTMADFLSKAGKKTPVLVRFSTVVHQQGSPETFRDPRGFAVKFYTDQGNYDLVGNNLPVFFIRDAMKFPDMVHAFKPSPVTNNASDNNRVFDFMANIPEATHMLTWLFSDYGIPASYREMQGNGVHAFKWVNANGEVTYVKYKWVPQQGEKNLTQEEADKIQSTQIEHATRDLYSAIQNKNFPKWDLYVQMLKKDDFEKLDFNPVDVTKIWPESIAKSVKAGTMTLNQNPTNYFQQVEQAAFSPGTLVPGIEPSEDKLLQGRLFSYFDTQRHRIGGNFQQLPVNASKNEVMTYNQNGYMSMKPQSGEVNYQPSAGKPEVTDNKKFKYSQTVFPAGISSVQAKIDKENNFKQAGELYRSFSKKDQDNLIKNLGGALNSVTNKKVVAKMISYFYQADSEYGKRLAQYVKMDRQQLESLLSSK; encoded by the coding sequence ATGAAAAAAAATGTATTTTTAGCTGGGATTTTCATTACATCTACATTGTATTCCCAGCAACTGACAACCAATACAGGAAGCCCTGTAGGAGATAATCAAAATTCTAAAACGGTAGGGAATAACGGACCTGTTTTACTGGAGGACATTCATTTAATTGAGAAGTTAGCCGCTTTTGACAGAGAAAGAATTCCTGAAAGGGTAGTGCATGCGAGAGGGGCCGGTGCCATTGGTGAATTTGTTACAGATGCCGATTTTTCAGATGTTACCATGGCTGATTTTTTATCAAAAGCAGGAAAGAAAACGCCTGTATTGGTAAGGTTTTCTACAGTGGTACATCAACAGGGATCTCCGGAAACCTTCAGAGATCCAAGAGGATTTGCGGTTAAATTTTATACTGATCAGGGAAATTATGATTTAGTAGGTAACAACTTACCGGTGTTTTTCATCAGAGATGCCATGAAATTTCCTGATATGGTTCACGCTTTTAAACCATCTCCGGTTACCAATAACGCTTCTGATAATAATAGGGTTTTTGATTTTATGGCTAATATTCCCGAGGCTACACATATGCTGACCTGGTTATTCTCAGATTACGGAATTCCTGCCAGTTACAGAGAAATGCAGGGAAATGGAGTGCATGCCTTCAAGTGGGTCAATGCAAATGGAGAAGTAACCTATGTGAAGTACAAATGGGTTCCTCAGCAAGGCGAAAAGAATCTTACCCAGGAAGAAGCCGATAAAATTCAATCTACACAAATAGAACATGCGACGAGAGATTTGTACAGCGCTATTCAGAATAAAAACTTTCCTAAGTGGGATTTGTATGTGCAGATGTTGAAAAAAGATGATTTTGAAAAGCTTGATTTTAACCCGGTAGATGTGACCAAAATATGGCCGGAATCTATAGCAAAATCGGTTAAAGCAGGAACGATGACTCTTAATCAGAATCCAACGAACTATTTTCAGCAGGTAGAGCAGGCTGCTTTTTCTCCGGGAACTCTTGTGCCGGGAATTGAACCGTCAGAAGATAAACTGTTACAGGGAAGACTCTTTTCTTATTTTGACACTCAGAGACACAGGATTGGAGGGAATTTTCAGCAGCTGCCAGTTAACGCATCAAAAAATGAGGTTATGACCTACAATCAAAATGGCTACATGTCTATGAAACCTCAAAGCGGTGAAGTCAACTACCAGCCTTCAGCGGGAAAACCGGAAGTGACTGACAATAAAAAATTCAAATATTCTCAGACCGTTTTTCCGGCAGGTATATCATCGGTACAGGCTAAAATAGATAAGGAAAATAACTTTAAACAGGCTGGAGAACTGTACAGGTCTTTTTCTAAAAAGGATCAGGATAACCTGATTAAAAACCTTGGAGGTGCTTTGAACAGCGTTACCAATAAAAAAGTAGTGGCCAAAATGATCTCTTACTTCTACCAGGCAGATTCTGAATATGGAAAACGTTTGGCACAATATGTTAAAATGGACCGTCAGCAGTTAGAGTCTTTATTATCTTCAAAATAA
- a CDS encoding thioredoxin domain-containing protein has protein sequence MIKKVILIIIIPAAFIFLGFKFIKISTADNSILSQHKTKSSGNIEDSPFQKEYLNKNDLVVVNVWATWCKPCIQEIPTFKK, from the coding sequence ATGATAAAAAAAGTGATATTAATTATCATTATTCCTGCAGCATTTATTTTTCTTGGATTTAAATTCATCAAAATAAGTACAGCTGATAATTCTATACTCAGCCAGCACAAAACAAAATCCTCCGGAAATATTGAAGATAGCCCTTTCCAAAAAGAATATCTGAATAAGAATGATCTCGTTGTGGTAAATGTTTGGGCTACATGGTGTAAACCTTGTATTCAGGAAATTCCTACTTTCAAAAAATAA
- a CDS encoding ferritin-like domain-containing protein yields MNILRLLDKLSYDKFFTTEASRLETITNMSLFGKKAATAAVPLGLGTLMTTPVKAETTETKLTGTALKSTLTDALQLALVLEYLENEYYSIGLSTPGLIPTGDRTVFMQISKHESAHVSFLKSTLTSLGTTPGNKPTFDFTANGNFMPFTDYNQFLILAQAFEDTGVRAYKGQAGNVMSNKVVLQAALQIHSVEARHASQVRRMRANKGWIELADGGSMPSATNPVYAGEDNVNQAGYNTGTLFGTAAGSAAYDEILSGSDAQTIASLFIV; encoded by the coding sequence ATGAATATTCTTAGATTACTGGATAAGCTTTCTTATGATAAATTTTTCACCACGGAAGCTTCAAGACTGGAAACCATTACGAATATGTCATTATTCGGAAAAAAAGCAGCTACAGCAGCTGTACCGCTTGGACTGGGAACATTGATGACTACTCCTGTCAAAGCAGAAACTACAGAAACAAAATTAACAGGTACTGCCTTGAAAAGTACTCTGACTGATGCATTACAGCTGGCACTTGTACTGGAATATCTTGAAAATGAATATTACAGCATAGGGCTATCTACACCAGGATTAATTCCTACTGGAGACAGAACTGTTTTTATGCAGATCTCAAAACACGAATCAGCCCATGTCAGCTTTCTGAAAAGTACACTGACTTCTCTGGGTACAACACCGGGTAATAAACCAACATTTGACTTTACAGCCAACGGAAATTTTATGCCTTTTACAGATTATAATCAGTTTCTTATTCTTGCTCAGGCTTTTGAAGATACTGGAGTAAGAGCTTATAAAGGACAGGCTGGAAATGTAATGTCTAATAAAGTCGTACTTCAGGCTGCATTACAGATTCACTCTGTTGAAGCCAGACATGCTTCACAGGTGAGAAGGATGAGAGCCAATAAAGGCTGGATTGAGCTTGCTGACGGAGGAAGTATGCCCTCTGCAACCAATCCTGTCTATGCTGGAGAAGATAATGTAAACCAGGCAGGCTATAATACAGGAACGTTATTTGGAACAGCAGCCGGTTCTGCGGCTTACGATGAAATATTAAGTGGCAGCGATGCACAGACTATTGCCTCATTGTTCATAGTTTAG
- a CDS encoding ferritin-like domain-containing protein → MKKTIQVSNQGVTLDTSRRNFLKLSGVGLAVAGLTLIGCDDNDDFQIMEESKYDLGTGDVGVLNYAYALEQLEADFYTKVVNNFYTGISSVEKEVFTDLYHHEVIHRDFFKAAISGATDHVLPKLEFQYPNVNFNDRNSVLATAKALEDTGVAAYNGAGKYISNPAYLVIAGKIVSVEARHASAIRNLINPGSADFSGDDVIDANGLDLAKEPKDIVMAAGAFIKTPFTWKERGIN, encoded by the coding sequence ATGAAAAAGACAATTCAGGTTTCTAATCAGGGAGTTACCCTTGATACAAGCAGAAGAAACTTTTTAAAATTAAGTGGAGTAGGATTGGCTGTCGCAGGCCTTACTTTAATAGGATGCGATGACAATGATGATTTTCAGATTATGGAAGAATCCAAGTATGATCTGGGAACAGGAGATGTAGGCGTATTAAACTATGCCTATGCACTCGAACAGCTGGAAGCAGATTTTTATACCAAAGTGGTCAATAATTTTTATACGGGAATTTCCAGTGTTGAAAAAGAAGTTTTTACAGACCTCTATCATCATGAAGTGATTCACCGGGATTTCTTTAAAGCAGCCATTAGCGGTGCTACAGACCATGTGCTTCCAAAACTTGAATTCCAGTATCCAAATGTTAATTTTAATGATCGTAATTCAGTTTTAGCCACGGCAAAAGCATTGGAAGATACTGGGGTAGCAGCCTATAATGGAGCCGGAAAGTATATTTCCAATCCTGCTTATCTGGTGATTGCCGGTAAAATAGTTTCGGTGGAGGCCAGACATGCTTCTGCGATCAGAAATTTAATCAATCCCGGATCTGCGGATTTTTCAGGAGATGATGTGATAGATGCCAACGGACTTGACCTTGCAAAAGAGCCCAAAGATATCGTAATGGCTGCAGGAGCGTTTATCAAAACACCTTTTACCTGGAAAGAAAGAGGCATTAACTAA
- a CDS encoding fasciclin domain-containing protein encodes MNTQSKITVLAMVALSFAFSGKVTAQTMKEKTVMVGGALMYPSKNIIENAINSKDHKTLVAAVKAAGLVETLQGAGPFTVLAPTDAAFAKLPKGTVENLVKPENKATLNSILTYHVLPGRYSAKEIWTAVKAGNGKSMMKTVQGEDLTFWTKGKDLYIKDAKGNSAKITIADVNQSNGVIHVIDTVLMP; translated from the coding sequence ATGAACACACAATCGAAAATCACAGTTTTAGCAATGGTAGCTTTATCATTTGCATTCAGCGGGAAGGTAACAGCGCAAACGATGAAAGAAAAAACAGTAATGGTGGGAGGAGCTCTCATGTATCCATCTAAAAATATTATTGAAAATGCGATCAACTCCAAAGATCACAAAACCCTTGTTGCGGCAGTGAAAGCTGCCGGTTTAGTAGAAACATTACAGGGAGCAGGCCCATTTACAGTACTGGCACCCACAGATGCTGCCTTTGCAAAACTTCCGAAAGGAACAGTAGAAAATCTTGTGAAACCTGAAAACAAAGCAACACTTAACAGTATCCTGACTTATCATGTTCTGCCAGGAAGATACAGCGCAAAAGAAATCTGGACTGCGGTAAAAGCCGGTAATGGAAAAAGCATGATGAAAACAGTACAGGGAGAAGATCTTACTTTCTGGACTAAAGGAAAAGACCTTTACATAAAAGATGCAAAAGGAAACAGTGCGAAAATAACCATCGCAGACGTGAACCAGTCTAACGGCGTGATTCATGTAATAGACACGGTTTTAATGCCATAA